A region from the Medicago truncatula cultivar Jemalong A17 chromosome 6, MtrunA17r5.0-ANR, whole genome shotgun sequence genome encodes:
- the LOC25495566 gene encoding S-protein homolog 5, which yields MTTPSTIILKCSILLTTLLAFEARETIAYSFAYNVTIFIYNKVLAPTPADITVHCKSKDDDLGDHTLMPGESYVFSFKPTHLPFKNTLFFCSFTWPGNPHRHYLDIYDEAHDECKHCSWDINVNGGCLNDGKCVPWKSIAFMESYNTSKWPGEKGLHELAHGHPLT from the coding sequence ATGACAACTCCAAGTACAATTATCTTAAAATGTTCAATACTCCTAACTACACTACTTGCATTTGAGGCCAGAGAGACTATAGCTTACAGTTTTGCTTATaatgtaacaatttttatttacaataaGGTATTGGCTCCAACTCCCGCAGACATCACTGTTCATTGCAAATCTAAAGATGACGATCTTGGAGATCACACACTCATGCCTGGAGAAAGCTATGTGTTTTCATTCAAACCAACACATCTTCCATTTAAAAATACTTTATTCTTCTGCAGTTTTACATGGCCTGGAAACCCGCATCGACATTATCTTGACATTTACGACGAAGCGCATGACGAATGCAAACATTGCTCATGGGATATAAACGTAAATGGAGGCTGTTTGAATGATGGTAAGTGCGTCCCTTGGAAAAGTATCGCGTTCATGGAATCATACAACACTTCAAAGTGGCCAGGGGAGAAGGGATTGCATGAATTGGCTCATGGCCACCCTCTAAcctaa